TCACCGTCAAAAAAATCGTCACGAAGGGCGACCGCATACTGGATGTTACGCTCTCCAAGGTAGGCGGCAAAGGATTGTTTGTCAAAGAAATCGAGCAGGCGATGATGGACGGCGAGATTGATATGGCGGTTCACAGCATGAAGGACATGCCTTCCGTTCTGCCCGAAGGTTTGGTGTCCGGCGCGGTGCCGGCAAGAAAGGATCCTCGTGATTGCCTGATCTCCAAAGAAGGAACAACGCTGGATGGCCTTCCTGCAGGTGCCAAGGTGGGAACAAGCAGTCTGCGCCGGTCCAGTCAGCTCAAGGCCTACCGGCCGGATCTGCAGATCGAATGGATTAGGGGGAATATCGATTCTCGCATTCGCAAAATGGAGGACGGTGAATTTCAGGCCATCATTCTGGCGACCGCCGGTCTTCAGCGTATGGGCTGGGAGGACCGGATCACGTCGTACTTGCCGATTGAAATTAGTCTGCCAGCCGTCGGCCAGGGCGCACTTGGAATTGAATGCCGCGAAAACGATGTAGATCTGCTGCATTTGCTCTCTCTTTATAATGATGAGGTTACTGCACGAACCGTTGCGGCGGAGCGCAAGTTTCTAAGCGAGCTTAACGGAGGATGCCAGGTGCCTATCGGAGCTTACGCCGTCCTCAAGAATGTGGATGCCGGAGATTCCCGCGGAGAACAAAACGTTATACAATTGACAGGAATGGTAGGTTCTCCTGACGGCGAAATCATACTGAAGGAAAGCGCCGAAGGAACCGACCCTGAATCGCTCGGAGTGGAAGTGGCTGAAAAGCT
This Paenibacillus sp. JZ16 DNA region includes the following protein-coding sequences:
- the hemC gene encoding hydroxymethylbilane synthase; its protein translation is MRTIVVGSRQSALALTQTGQVIDDLKRLAKEHGLDYDFTVKKIVTKGDRILDVTLSKVGGKGLFVKEIEQAMMDGEIDMAVHSMKDMPSVLPEGLVSGAVPARKDPRDCLISKEGTTLDGLPAGAKVGTSSLRRSSQLKAYRPDLQIEWIRGNIDSRIRKMEDGEFQAIILATAGLQRMGWEDRITSYLPIEISLPAVGQGALGIECRENDVDLLHLLSLYNDEVTARTVAAERKFLSELNGGCQVPIGAYAVLKNVDAGDSRGEQNVIQLTGMVGSPDGEIILKESAEGTDPESLGVEVAEKLKAKGAEKILAQVRG